Part of the Chloracidobacterium thermophilum B genome is shown below.
TACGTCGCAAGTTGCTTGGTTTTGCGCTCCAGTCGGTGCTGGTTGTCTCTATCGGGTTTGCACTGGTCGTGAGCGGCTGGATGGTGCTCGCCCGGACCGCGCGCCCGGCGGCCCCCGATCTGTCAAAGCTCTCCATCGTGTCACACCGGGGAGAGCCGCTCAACGGCGTGGCGGCCGACCTTTCCACGGTTTTTCGGAAGATTGGCAAACTCGTCAAGCCGTCAGTGGTCAGCCTCCGGGTCGTCGAGACCATTTCCGCCGAATCGCTGGGGCTGGGACGGAATCATCCGCCGATTCCGGGAATGGAAGACGGCCTCAAACAGCGTGGCTCTGGTTCCGGGTTCATCATCAGCCCCGATGGATACATCGTCACCAACGAACACGTTGTTGGCAAAGCTGACAAAATCCGGGTGACGTTTGATGATGGCCGGCAGGCCCTGGCCAAACTGGTCGGCGTGGATGCAGCTACCGATCTGGCCGTGATTAAGGTTGACCTGACGGGACTGACGCCGGTGACACTTGGCGATCCGTCAGAAATGGAGCAGGGCGACTGGGTGATGGCGATTGGCGCGCCGTTCGGCCTTGAACAAACCCTGACCGTGGGCGTCATTAGCGCCACGGGCCGCAACCTGCCCAGTTCGCGCACCAACCGGTTTGCGCAGTACAACAACTATCTGCAAACCGATGCCTCCATCAATCCGGGCAATTCCGGGGGGCCGCTGCTCAACCTGCGGGGGGAAGTCATCGGCGTCAACACTATGATCCTTTCCGAGTCAGGCGGCAGTGAAGGCATCGGGTTTGCCATTCCTTCCGACCTCGTCGAACGCATCTGCCGCAAACTCATTCTGGAAGGGCGGGTACGCCGGGGCTGGCTCGGTGTGAGCCTGCCGGTGCAACCGCTGACCGAAGCCCAGGCCAAGTCGCTGGGCCTGCCCGGTACCGAAGGGGCGCTGGTTCAGGATACGGTCGGCCCCGACAGCCCGGCCGCGCGCGCCGGTTTGCGGAGCGGAGATTTCATCGTGCGTTTCGACGGCATGCCCATCCGCAATGAGCGCGAACTGACGACCAAAGTCGCTGAAACCGAAGTCGGAAAAACGGTGACGGTCGAGTTCATCCGGGATGGGCAGCGCCAGCAGACGCAGGTGACGATTGATGAGCGCCCAGCCGCCGAAACGGCGATGCGACCCACGCCCAAAACCGAGGCTGCCCAGGATGCCAACCTGCTGGGCCTGAAGGCGGTGCCGCTTCCGGCTGATCTGGTTTCCAAACTGCGTCGTCCGGAAGGTGTCCTCGTCGAGTCGGTGCGTCCTGCCAGCCCGGCCGACGAAGCCGGCCTGGTCAAGGGGATGGTGCTGCACAGCCTGAACCGGCGTCCGGTCAGGTC
Proteins encoded:
- a CDS encoding trypsin-like peptidase domain-containing protein; its protein translation is MQIRRKLLGFALQSVLVVSIGFALVVSGWMVLARTARPAAPDLSKLSIVSHRGEPLNGVAADLSTVFRKIGKLVKPSVVSLRVVETISAESLGLGRNHPPIPGMEDGLKQRGSGSGFIISPDGYIVTNEHVVGKADKIRVTFDDGRQALAKLVGVDAATDLAVIKVDLTGLTPVTLGDPSEMEQGDWVMAIGAPFGLEQTLTVGVISATGRNLPSSRTNRFAQYNNYLQTDASINPGNSGGPLLNLRGEVIGVNTMILSESGGSEGIGFAIPSDLVERICRKLILEGRVRRGWLGVSLPVQPLTEAQAKSLGLPGTEGALVQDTVGPDSPAARAGLRSGDFIVRFDGMPIRNERELTTKVAETEVGKTVTVEFIRDGQRQQTQVTIDERPAAETAMRPTPKTEAAQDANLLGLKAVPLPADLVSKLRRPEGVLVESVRPASPADEAGLVKGMVLHSLNRRPVRSPEDLAQLTQNLRLGETVVLEVEVQLNGRWEFRFISVNIE